In Thermococcus chitonophagus, the genomic stretch GGGCTGTGGATGACGTCTCTTTCACAATCAATGAGGGTGAAATCGTCTCTCTCGTGGGTGAAAGTGGTAGTGGTAAGACTACTATTGGAAAGTTAATCTTGAGGTTGATCCAGCCAACCTCTGGCAGGATCTTATTCAAGGGTGAGGATATTCTACAGTTTGACAAGAAGAAGCTTAAGACTTACTACTATAAGCAGGTGCAGGCAGTGTTTCAGGATCCCTTTGCAAGTTTTAACCCCTTGCATAAGGTTGACAGGGCTTTTGACCTAGTCTTCAGGAGTTTTCTCAGAGATGTTTCGGAGGATGAAAAGAAGGAGCTTGTTGAAAAAGCTTTGGAGAGTGTTGGCCTTAACCCCAGGGAAGTCTTGGGTAAGTATCCTCATCAATTCAGTGGTGGGCAATTACAAAGAATATTGATTGCTAGGGCTTTGCTCGTTAGGCCTTCCCTACTAATTGCTGATGAGGCTGTGTCAATGCTCGATGCCTCAACTAGGATTGATATTCTAAACCTCTTAGGAGAATTCAGGGATAAGTATGGTACTTCAGTCTTGTTTGTTACGCATGATTTGGCCTTGGGGTATTACATTAGTGATAAGACTATCATAATGTATAGGGGTACGATTGTGGAGTGGGGTGATACTGAGAAGGTGTTTCATAATCCGCTCCACCCGTACACGCAGATGCTTTTGGAGAGTGTTCCTGATTTGAATGTGAAGTGGGAGTTTAAGGGGATTGAGCCTGAGAGGGAGGAGGGGAAGGTTTACGAGATTAGGGGTTGTAGGTATGCTCCTAGGTGTGAGAAGGCAATGGACAAGTGCTTCAAGTTGAGACCCCCAATGGTTGAAGCCGAAAAAAACCATTGGGTAGCATGCTGGCTCTACTATAAGAGGTGACTTTTATGAAATTCTTAACTTTCCTTCTCATGTTCTCTGTTTTCCTCGCACTCCTTTCCCCGGTGTTGGCTTCTTCTGTCTATTATGAGGCAGTTGATGGCAACATATACAAAGTTAACATGACAACCGGAGAAAGGGAGAGAATCTACCTGTTTGGGGTTAGTTGGTTTGGCTTTGAGCTTAAGGATCACGTTGTTTATGGCTTAAACGTCAGAAACTGGAAAGATATCCTCAAAGACGTTAAAAGACTTGGCTTTAATGCTATTAGGCTCCCCTTCTGTAGTGAAACCATTCATGGTGCGATGCCCAATCCTAACATGATAAACTATGATTTAAATCCTGATTTGAGGAACTTAACAGGCTTGGAGATAATGGAAAAGATAATTCAAGAGGCCAATAGACTCGGTATTTACGTGCTCCTTGACTATCATAGAATCGGCTGTACCGAAATTGAGCCCTTGTGGTACACGGATAACTACAGCGAGGAACAGTACATCCAAGACTGGGTGTTTTTGGCGAAGAAGTTTGGGAGGTATCCAAACGTTATTGGGGCCGACATAAAGAATGAACCTCACGATGAGGCATCCTGGGGGACTGGAGATAATACAGATTTTAGGTTATTTGCTGAGAGAGTTGGCAAAGCTATACTCAAAGTTGCCCCTCATTGGCTGATTTTCGTTGAGGGGACGCAGTATACTCACGTTCCTGAGATTGATAAGGTGATCAAGGAGAAAGGTTGGTGGACATTTTGGGGAGAGAACTTAATGGGGGTCAAGTACTATCCCGTTAGGTTGCCCAGGGACAAGGTGGTCTATTCTCCTCACGTTTATGGGCCCAGCGTTTACAACATGCCCTACTTCGATTCCCCAGACTTTCCCAAGAACATGCCTCAAATATGGGAGACACACTTCGG encodes the following:
- a CDS encoding glycoside hydrolase family 5 protein — its product is MKFLTFLLMFSVFLALLSPVLASSVYYEAVDGNIYKVNMTTGERERIYLFGVSWFGFELKDHVVYGLNVRNWKDILKDVKRLGFNAIRLPFCSETIHGAMPNPNMINYDLNPDLRNLTGLEIMEKIIQEANRLGIYVLLDYHRIGCTEIEPLWYTDNYSEEQYIQDWVFLAKKFGRYPNVIGADIKNEPHDEASWGTGDNTDFRLFAERVGKAILKVAPHWLIFVEGTQYTHVPEIDKVIKEKGWWTFWGENLMGVKYYPVRLPRDKVVYSPHVYGPSVYNMPYFDSPDFPKNMPQIWETHFGYLTGLNYTLVIGEWGGKYTGKDKVWQDAFSDWLIKKRIYNFFYWCLNPESGDTGGIFLDDWKTVNWEKMRVIYKIIKAAEPNFNEPLFIILKKNTPEQVFDKGEKVTIYWYTNGEVIDSNFAKSNEGEIVLTLNESINLYIVAKKGNETMRKDLYLSVIEPNTPITTTSQPMVSERNPRIFAMLLVSLGILSFVVFLVLKKKLV
- a CDS encoding ABC transporter ATP-binding protein; its protein translation is MNNGKELVKVEHLTKIFTSGLIGGFEIRAVDDVSFTINEGEIVSLVGESGSGKTTIGKLILRLIQPTSGRILFKGEDILQFDKKKLKTYYYKQVQAVFQDPFASFNPLHKVDRAFDLVFRSFLRDVSEDEKKELVEKALESVGLNPREVLGKYPHQFSGGQLQRILIARALLVRPSLLIADEAVSMLDASTRIDILNLLGEFRDKYGTSVLFVTHDLALGYYISDKTIIMYRGTIVEWGDTEKVFHNPLHPYTQMLLESVPDLNVKWEFKGIEPEREEGKVYEIRGCRYAPRCEKAMDKCFKLRPPMVEAEKNHWVACWLYYKR